A section of the Spirosoma pollinicola genome encodes:
- a CDS encoding YfiT family bacillithiol transferase gives MSDLHDLKYPIGDFVYGQTYTAEDTKKHIILIDELPVKLTELVEKWADDRLDTPYRPEGWTVRQLVHHVADSHINAYVRTKLALTETNPTISPYEEGEWAKLPDSTLDIAPSLVILKNMHLRWVTVLATLTEAELSRTYFHPGSQRIFELREVIAMYAWHSEHHFQHAYRLAKRNGWA, from the coding sequence ATGAGCGATCTACACGACCTTAAATACCCCATTGGTGATTTTGTCTATGGCCAGACCTACACGGCAGAGGATACAAAAAAGCATATTATACTAATCGATGAATTGCCTGTTAAACTAACCGAACTGGTTGAAAAGTGGGCTGATGATCGACTTGATACGCCTTATCGGCCGGAAGGGTGGACGGTGCGGCAATTGGTGCATCACGTAGCCGATAGCCACATTAATGCCTATGTCCGGACAAAACTCGCGCTTACTGAAACGAATCCGACCATCTCGCCCTATGAAGAAGGGGAGTGGGCGAAGTTACCCGATTCTACGCTTGATATAGCGCCATCGCTGGTGATTCTCAAAAATATGCACCTGCGTTGGGTTACGGTTCTCGCCACGCTGACCGAGGCCGAATTGTCACGAACATATTTCCATCCCGGTAGCCAGCGTATTTTCGAACTGCGGGAAGTTATTGCTATGTATGCTTGGCACAGCGAACACCACTTTCAACACGCCTATAGACTGGCCAAACGGAACGGATGGGCGTGA
- a CDS encoding DUF4403 family protein — protein sequence MSAQQITGFLLLLVFIFTLDGCKRVRPDTPVQEEFEAPIPDPVSFMAGNLTFNIRDLEAKINKSLSITLVPEETFEGRKGEAWRLRVERTGPVRIRYADRKVYFSAPLQVWYSNPIGLRKADKRKSRPLCALSVTFNSPVGVGSSWRLATKSRFENYEWTQEPKVQMLGIKINVKGLAEKILDKRKADIEAAIDKAVHDGLHLNREVSKVWRDMQNPIRIAKVPENIWLMPKPFSIAAAPVYGNARQITVPLQIAFRVKTRIGPKPMVDSLEYLPKLLRRNELPDSTRLEVLAFIPYAEVNQVLARTLAKQKLDLVGGNLTIKSASIYGSGRKLILKADVGGRVKGTLFFHGSPVYDTLTNTLGMKDVDFDVDTKERLLATADWLLHDHLRDTIQAAMVIPLRQQITSIPTKIETAFANAKVGQKTALNIDTFRLIPQRIVVRPDGIQVLIKVQSKVAVKVKRL from the coding sequence ATGAGTGCTCAACAAATCACCGGATTTTTACTATTACTCGTTTTTATTTTTACTCTGGACGGGTGCAAACGCGTGCGCCCCGACACGCCCGTTCAGGAAGAGTTTGAAGCCCCAATCCCAGACCCGGTGTCGTTCATGGCCGGCAATCTCACCTTTAATATCCGCGACTTAGAAGCGAAAATAAATAAGTCCCTCTCCATCACACTCGTTCCCGAAGAAACCTTCGAAGGACGTAAGGGAGAAGCCTGGCGATTACGGGTCGAACGCACAGGTCCGGTGCGAATTCGGTATGCCGATCGTAAGGTATATTTCTCGGCCCCTCTCCAAGTCTGGTATTCAAATCCCATTGGTCTGCGTAAAGCCGATAAGCGCAAAAGCCGTCCACTCTGTGCCCTCTCTGTAACGTTCAATAGTCCCGTTGGCGTAGGCTCCAGCTGGCGGCTGGCAACCAAGTCCCGTTTTGAAAATTACGAGTGGACGCAGGAACCCAAGGTGCAGATGCTGGGGATTAAGATCAATGTGAAGGGACTTGCCGAAAAAATTCTGGACAAGCGTAAGGCTGATATTGAAGCAGCCATTGATAAAGCCGTACATGATGGTCTGCACCTCAACCGCGAAGTCAGCAAGGTCTGGCGGGATATGCAGAATCCGATTCGTATTGCCAAAGTACCTGAAAATATCTGGCTAATGCCTAAACCGTTCAGTATTGCCGCTGCCCCTGTTTACGGAAACGCCCGCCAGATTACAGTGCCGCTTCAAATCGCATTTCGGGTGAAAACACGCATTGGCCCGAAGCCAATGGTCGATAGCCTGGAGTATTTGCCCAAATTATTACGGCGGAACGAATTGCCGGATTCTACCCGCCTGGAGGTGCTGGCGTTTATTCCCTATGCTGAAGTAAATCAGGTATTGGCACGAACACTGGCGAAACAGAAACTGGATCTGGTTGGCGGTAATTTGACGATTAAAAGTGCGTCAATATATGGAAGCGGGCGGAAACTCATACTTAAGGCCGATGTGGGCGGTCGTGTGAAAGGAACGTTGTTCTTTCATGGTAGCCCAGTTTATGATACCCTCACGAATACGCTGGGTATGAAGGATGTAGACTTTGATGTAGACACCAAAGAACGCCTGCTGGCCACCGCCGACTGGCTCCTGCACGACCACCTCCGCGACACGATTCAGGCAGCGATGGTTATCCCATTGCGTCAGCAGATAACGTCAATTCCCACAAAAATCGAAACGGCTTTTGCAAACGCCAAAGTGGGTCAGAAAACAGCGCTTAATATTGACACCTTTCGGTTAATTCCTCAGCGAATTGTTGTTCGGCCGGATGGTATTCAGGTATTGATAAAAGTGCAATCGAAAGTAGCGGTGAAAGTGAAACGGTTATAG
- a CDS encoding FeoB-associated Cys-rich membrane protein has protein sequence MQELIIFLIFAVALGYLGNRAYQSFTAKKAGCGKGCGCATDAKLSVRPTEK, from the coding sequence ATGCAGGAACTCATCATCTTTCTGATTTTTGCCGTTGCGCTGGGCTATTTGGGCAACCGCGCTTACCAAAGTTTTACGGCAAAAAAGGCCGGCTGTGGTAAAGGATGCGGCTGTGCTACTGACGCAAAACTCTCGGTTCGACCTACCGAAAAATGA
- a CDS encoding inositol monophosphatase family protein, which produces MAIDLAAITREICTIATDAGAFLLQERSRFDRDAIEYKGLNNLVSYVDKETEKQIVAKLSELLPEAGFITEEGTTGQEADQSALNWIIDPLDGTANFIHDLHVFSVSIGLAQGNTPIAGVIYDPNRNECFSAWQGGGAYCNGKSISVSPATQLGESLIATGFPYYSFDKMQSYLHILESLMQQTHGLRRMGSAAIDLAYVACGRFDAFYEYNLNSWDMAAGVLLVREAGGTVTDFDGGDAFLFRGDVVAGSGVHPELMKVVKEYWK; this is translated from the coding sequence ATGGCCATTGACCTAGCCGCGATTACCCGCGAAATCTGTACCATCGCCACGGATGCCGGTGCGTTTTTACTTCAGGAACGTAGCCGCTTCGACCGCGACGCTATCGAATACAAAGGATTAAATAACCTGGTTTCTTACGTCGATAAAGAGACCGAAAAACAGATTGTCGCCAAGCTGAGCGAACTGCTTCCCGAAGCCGGATTCATTACCGAAGAGGGCACCACAGGGCAGGAAGCCGATCAGTCGGCTCTAAACTGGATCATCGACCCCCTCGACGGTACAGCTAATTTCATTCATGACCTACACGTCTTTTCGGTAAGTATAGGCTTGGCGCAGGGCAACACGCCTATTGCCGGTGTTATCTATGATCCAAACCGGAACGAATGCTTCTCGGCCTGGCAGGGTGGAGGGGCTTATTGCAACGGGAAATCGATTTCAGTATCGCCCGCAACTCAGTTGGGCGAGAGCCTGATTGCTACAGGTTTTCCATATTATAGCTTCGATAAAATGCAGTCGTATCTCCACATTCTGGAGTCGCTCATGCAGCAAACACATGGCCTTCGCCGGATGGGGTCGGCGGCTATTGACCTGGCTTATGTGGCTTGCGGTCGGTTCGATGCGTTCTATGAATACAACCTTAATTCCTGGGACATGGCCGCAGGCGTATTACTGGTTCGCGAAGCGGGTGGCACTGTGACCGACTTCGACGGTGGCGATGCGTTTCTGTTCCGGGGTGACGTAGTGGCCGGTAGTGGCGTACATCCTGAGTTGATGAAGGTGGTGAAGGAGTATTGGAAATAA